The following coding sequences lie in one Haemorhous mexicanus isolate bHaeMex1 chromosome 10, bHaeMex1.pri, whole genome shotgun sequence genomic window:
- the LOC132331738 gene encoding phospholipase A and acyltransferase 1-like, producing the protein MAEGRRDPQPGDLIEIERTFYDHWAVYVGDDFVIHVTDEGASPILASSTSVCAGKAKVKKEILREVVKNDNWRVNNKYDRSRTPRPVKEIIRRAEQWIGVEVPYDVLNSNCEHFVTELRYGEALCEQVEEAFNDGVTAAALGILAGVAAFAARALLRR; encoded by the exons ATGGCAGAAGGCAGGCGCGACCCCCAGCCCGGGGACCTGATCGAGATCGAACGGACATTTTATGACCACTGGGCGGTCTACGTAGGGGATGACTTTGTCATCCACGTGACAG ATGAAGGAGCCTCACCTATTTTGGCTAGCAGCACATCAGTATGTGCCGGAAAAGccaaggtgaagaaggagatCCTGAGGGAAGTGGTGAAAAATGATAACTGGCGTGTCAACAACAAGTATGACCGCTCCCGCACTCCTCGCCCAGTGAAGGAGATCATCCGGCGTGCTGAGCAATGGATTGGCGTGGAGGTGCCATATGATGTGCTTAACAGCAACTGTGAGCACTTTGTCACAGAGCTCCGCTACGGTGAAGCACTCTGTGAGCAG GTCGAAGAAGCATTTAATGACGGTGTTACAGCAGCAGCCCTAGGTATTTTGGCTGGTGTTGCCGCTTTTGCTGCGAGGGCACTGCTCAGGAGATAG
- the LOC132331737 gene encoding phospholipase A and acyltransferase 1-like yields MAEGRRDPKPGDLIEIDRPGYQHWALYVGDGYVINVTPVDEGAPSLLVSTTSVFTKKAKVKKQLLKVVVENHNWRVNNKYDRSRTPFPVKEIIRRAEQWIDREVPYDVLTSNCEHFVTMLRYGEGVSDQVTKVVIGTTAAVGGIILAGLATAVVKGLFGDSSKREKKYY; encoded by the exons ATGGCAGAAGGCAGGCGCGACCCCAAGCCCGGGGACCTGATCGAGATCGACCGGCCAGGTTACCAGCACTGGGCCCTGTACGTGGGGGATGGCTATGTCATCAACGTCACACCTGTAG ATGAAGGAGCCCCATCTCTGTTGGTGAGCACCACATCAGTATTCACCAAAAAGGCCAAGGTGAAGAAGCAGCTCCTGAAGGTGGTGGTGGAAAATCATAACTGGCGTGTCAACAACAAGTATGACCGCTCCCGCACTCCTTTCCCTGTGAAGGAGATCATCCGGCGTGCTGAGCAATGGATTGACAGGGAGGTGCCATATGATGTGCTTACCAGCAACTGTGAGCACTTTGTGACAATGCTTCGATACGGAGAAGGAGTCTCAGACCAG GTCACAAAAGTAGTAATTGGTACTACAGCAGCTGTAGGAGGTATCATTCTTGCTGGTCTTGCCACCGCTGTTGTGAAGGGCTTGTTTGGGGACTCATCCAAGAGAGAGAAGAAGTACTACTGA